From Nguyenibacter vanlangensis, one genomic window encodes:
- a CDS encoding erythromycin esterase family protein, with amino-acid sequence MTNHAASVPTHGRPDGVAIAPALIEALRHYGRPLPGPEQAGEFGAAFDRFGHARVVLLGESTHGTAEFYRARAAITRRLIERHGFTIVAVEADWPDGARIDDYVRHHAPRPWRGPAFARFPRWMWRNTDIASFVHWLHQHNAEQPDDRRVSFHGLDIYSLGESVHAVLTYLDRMDPEAAKAARARYARLTPWQDDPARYGNAVMRHGHDSSEDAVVAQLRELLARRLHDVRLDGAAWFDAVQNARIVRAAEQYYRIMYRAGAESWNLRDRHMFGTIQALLAHRGEEAKAVIWAHNSHVGHAAATAMGWEGQFNIGELCRMAHGDEAALIGFSTDRGTVAAAHHWDAEMEVMTVRPARADSYEHAFLHAGLPRALFDWRDDRHLRDLLRGPLRERAIGVIYRPDSELHSHYFEAMLADQFDAWVWIEKTKAVTPLDHALPVAGQNGAPHPGHPSGLDETWPFGL; translated from the coding sequence ATGACGAACCATGCCGCATCCGTTCCGACCCATGGCCGCCCCGACGGCGTCGCCATCGCGCCCGCGCTGATCGAGGCGCTGCGCCATTATGGACGCCCCCTGCCCGGGCCGGAACAGGCCGGGGAATTCGGTGCCGCCTTCGATCGGTTCGGCCATGCGCGGGTCGTTCTGCTGGGCGAATCCACCCATGGTACCGCCGAATTCTATCGCGCGCGGGCCGCCATTACCCGCCGGCTGATCGAACGGCACGGCTTTACCATCGTGGCGGTCGAGGCCGATTGGCCCGACGGCGCGCGCATCGACGATTATGTGCGCCACCATGCGCCGCGGCCCTGGCGCGGCCCGGCCTTCGCGCGGTTTCCGCGCTGGATGTGGCGCAATACCGACATCGCGTCCTTCGTCCACTGGTTGCACCAGCATAACGCCGAGCAGCCCGATGACAGGCGCGTTTCGTTCCATGGTCTGGATATCTACAGCCTTGGCGAGTCCGTCCATGCGGTACTGACCTATCTGGACCGGATGGACCCCGAGGCCGCGAAGGCCGCCCGCGCGCGCTATGCGCGGCTGACCCCCTGGCAGGACGATCCGGCGCGCTACGGCAACGCGGTGATGCGCCACGGCCATGACAGCAGCGAGGACGCGGTGGTGGCGCAGTTGCGCGAATTGCTGGCGCGGCGGCTGCATGACGTGCGGCTGGACGGCGCGGCCTGGTTCGACGCGGTGCAGAATGCGCGCATCGTCCGCGCGGCCGAGCAATATTACCGCATCATGTATCGCGCGGGGGCGGAAAGCTGGAATTTGCGCGACCGGCACATGTTCGGCACCATCCAGGCGCTGCTGGCGCATCGGGGCGAGGAAGCCAAGGCGGTGATCTGGGCGCATAATTCCCATGTCGGCCATGCCGCCGCCACCGCCATGGGCTGGGAAGGCCAGTTCAATATCGGCGAACTCTGCCGGATGGCCCATGGGGACGAGGCCGCGCTGATCGGCTTCAGCACCGATCGCGGCACCGTCGCCGCCGCCCATCACTGGGATGCCGAGATGGAGGTCATGACCGTCCGGCCGGCCCGCGCCGACAGTTACGAACATGCCTTTCTGCATGCCGGCCTGCCGCGCGCGCTGTTCGACTGGCGCGATGACCGCCATCTGCGCGACCTGCTGCGCGGCCCGCTGCGCGAGCGGGCGATCGGCGTGATCTACCGGCCCGACAGCGAACTGCACAGCCATTATTTCGAGGCGATGCTGGCCGACCAGTTCGATGCCTGGGTCTGGATCGAGAAGACCAAAGCCGTCACCCCGCTGGACCATGCCCTGCCGGTTGCCGGGCAGAACGGCGCGCCGCATCCCGGCCACCCGAGCGGCCTGGACGAAACCTGGCCGTTTGGCCTGTGA
- a CDS encoding phosphoribosyltransferase family protein — protein MTHGPWEEADRDMAWIYQDRAEAGRDLAERLRPLARPRPLVLALPRGGVPVGAEIARALEADLDLLFVRKIGAPGQEEYGIGAVVDGVRPHVVVDWPRARAAGADAAYVDAIVAEQLREIARQRREYLRGRPPLPAGGRVVIVVDDGIATGASMKAALEAVRQGTLGGRPARLVLAVPVAPPDSLAELTPECDQIVCPHRPDLFMAVGAHYRVFDQVDDDAVRDALDQAGRRNAGAGRAGPA, from the coding sequence ATGACGCACGGCCCGTGGGAGGAGGCGGATCGCGACATGGCCTGGATCTATCAGGATCGTGCGGAAGCCGGGCGGGACCTGGCCGAACGCCTGCGCCCCCTGGCGCGGCCCCGGCCGCTGGTGCTGGCGCTGCCGCGCGGCGGCGTGCCGGTGGGCGCGGAGATCGCCCGCGCGCTGGAGGCCGACCTGGACCTGCTGTTCGTGCGCAAGATCGGCGCCCCCGGCCAGGAGGAATACGGCATCGGCGCGGTGGTCGACGGCGTGCGCCCCCATGTGGTGGTCGACTGGCCGCGCGCCCGCGCGGCGGGGGCCGACGCGGCCTATGTCGATGCGATCGTGGCCGAGCAATTGCGCGAGATCGCGCGCCAGCGCCGGGAATATCTGCGCGGCCGTCCACCGCTGCCGGCCGGCGGACGGGTGGTGATCGTGGTGGATGACGGCATCGCCACCGGCGCCAGCATGAAGGCGGCGCTGGAGGCCGTGCGCCAGGGAACGCTGGGGGGCCGCCCCGCCCGCCTGGTCCTGGCCGTTCCCGTCGCCCCGCCCGACAGCCTGGCCGAGCTGACCCCGGAATGCGACCAGATCGTCTGCCCCCACCGGCCGGACCTGTTCATGGCCGTGGGCGCGCATTACCGCGTCTTCGACCAGGTGGACGACGATGCGGTGCGCGACGCGCTGGACCAGGCGGGCCGGCGGAATGCCGGCGCCGGGCGGGCCGGGCCCGCTTGA
- a CDS encoding cytochrome c peroxidase, translating into MARGTFGKIVAGLVAAGLVAYGATVAFLDHFDHQGAPQIPQGSLSLRDPVSMKAFAAFQEARCDYCHVAGTKLPFYFSLPFANQIMARDLTQGQRHFQFRPVIAAFQAGKPPSVEQLSRIEEVIIQNRMPPWAYLALHWHAYLDARQRRDILAWIADQRRRYYATPGVAPQFAGEVIQPIPQSVPVDWQKAELGRQLFFDKRLSGDGTLNCASCHGLNTGGVDRMVTATGINGQKGPINTPSVYNAVFNLAQFWNGRAADLAAQAAGPVTNPVEMGSHDWATVAATIAAVPEYATAFGSLYGPNAVTEKTVTNAIAEYEKTLITPDSRFDLYLKGDSRALSAQELRGYARFKQIGCSGCHSGVAVGGDAFEILGLEGPYFQDRDKPLTQADLGRFAVTQSRADLQRFKVPNLRNVALTPPYFHDGSAATLEQAIRVMARYQTPAGSLSDQDVADIAAFLRTLTGKFQGMDLKDVPAEPPLRPAG; encoded by the coding sequence GTGGCACGCGGCACATTCGGAAAAATCGTCGCCGGCCTGGTGGCGGCGGGGCTGGTCGCCTATGGCGCGACGGTCGCGTTTCTGGACCATTTCGACCATCAGGGCGCGCCGCAGATCCCCCAGGGCAGCCTTTCGCTGCGCGACCCGGTGTCGATGAAGGCCTTCGCCGCGTTCCAGGAGGCACGGTGCGATTACTGTCACGTCGCCGGCACGAAGCTGCCTTTCTATTTCAGCCTGCCTTTCGCCAACCAGATCATGGCGCGCGACCTGACGCAGGGTCAGCGCCATTTCCAGTTCCGACCGGTGATCGCGGCATTCCAGGCGGGCAAGCCGCCCTCGGTCGAGCAGCTCTCGCGCATCGAGGAGGTCATCATCCAGAACCGGATGCCGCCCTGGGCCTATCTGGCCCTGCACTGGCACGCCTATCTGGATGCGCGCCAGCGGCGGGACATCCTGGCCTGGATCGCCGACCAGCGCCGGCGCTATTACGCCACCCCCGGCGTGGCGCCGCAATTCGCGGGCGAGGTGATCCAGCCCATTCCCCAATCCGTTCCGGTGGACTGGCAGAAGGCCGAACTGGGCCGCCAGCTCTTCTTCGACAAACGGCTGTCGGGTGACGGCACGCTGAACTGCGCAAGCTGCCATGGCTTGAATACCGGCGGGGTCGACCGGATGGTGACCGCGACCGGCATCAACGGCCAGAAGGGGCCGATCAATACGCCCAGCGTCTATAACGCCGTGTTCAACCTGGCGCAGTTCTGGAACGGCCGGGCCGCCGACCTGGCGGCGCAGGCGGCGGGCCCGGTGACCAATCCGGTCGAGATGGGGTCGCATGACTGGGCCACGGTCGCGGCGACCATCGCCGCCGTGCCGGAATACGCGACGGCGTTCGGAAGCCTGTACGGGCCGAACGCGGTGACCGAGAAGACCGTCACCAACGCGATCGCCGAATATGAAAAGACGCTGATCACCCCGGACAGCCGCTTCGACCTCTATCTGAAAGGCGACAGCCGGGCGCTCAGCGCGCAGGAATTGCGCGGCTATGCGCGCTTCAAGCAGATCGGCTGCTCGGGCTGCCACAGCGGCGTCGCGGTGGGCGGCGACGCGTTCGAGATCCTGGGCCTGGAAGGACCTTATTTCCAGGATCGCGACAAGCCGCTGACCCAGGCCGATCTGGGCCGGTTCGCGGTGACGCAGTCCCGAGCCGACCTGCAGCGCTTCAAGGTGCCCAATCTGCGCAACGTCGCGCTGACGCCGCCTTATTTCCATGACGGAAGTGCCGCGACCCTGGAACAGGCGATCCGCGTCATGGCGCGCTATCAGACGCCGGCCGGCTCTCTCTCCGACCAGGACGTGGCGGATATCGCCGCGTTCCTGCGCACATTGACCGGCAAGTTTCAGGGCATGGACCTGAAGGACGTGCCGGCCGAGCCGCCCTTGCGCCCGGCGGGATGA
- a CDS encoding nucleotidyltransferase family protein: protein MADNTVTDAQRAQLRSIALESPLLSSILERWEQIVLPDAWLVGGAIAQTVWNRTFGFPPTYGINDVDIVYFDADNLSEDAEALHSARIRAAFPDLPAWIDVKNQARVHHWYEAKFGYSISPYTSAGEAIATFPTTATTVGLRPGRTELELCAPYGLSDLLGSVVRPNKRQITREIYERKVERWTTSWIGLTVIGWNE from the coding sequence ATGGCTGACAATACCGTGACGGATGCCCAGCGGGCGCAATTGCGATCCATCGCCCTTGAGAGCCCTCTTTTGTCCTCGATTCTCGAGAGATGGGAACAAATTGTTCTTCCCGACGCCTGGCTTGTCGGGGGAGCGATTGCTCAAACGGTCTGGAATCGAACTTTCGGCTTTCCACCGACGTACGGCATAAATGACGTCGACATTGTCTATTTTGACGCGGACAATCTTTCCGAGGATGCGGAAGCCTTGCACTCGGCACGCATTCGCGCGGCATTCCCTGATTTGCCTGCTTGGATCGACGTAAAGAATCAGGCCAGGGTACATCATTGGTACGAAGCGAAATTCGGATATTCCATCTCGCCTTACACATCGGCAGGCGAAGCCATCGCGACTTTCCCGACCACAGCGACGACTGTCGGCCTGCGTCCTGGACGTACCGAGCTGGAACTGTGCGCCCCCTATGGACTTTCTGACTTGCTCGGTTCAGTCGTGCGACCCAATAAAAGACAAATCACACGCGAAATATATGAAAGAAAAGTCGAACGGTGGACTACGTCATGGATCGGACTTACGGTCATCGGGTGGAATGAATAA
- a CDS encoding CBS domain-containing protein: MTIPVLHILNSKGTSVVTVRPQDSVTAIANLLTHRRIGAVPVLDEQGRIAGLVSERSIVEAMAHRADTIDRLTAADIMTRDVPTATRSEDIVSVARKMTDRHSRHVPVLDDAGRLVGLVSIGDIVKLRLEEAESLAREMQSYVMQEGHASVAPHPFAS; encoded by the coding sequence ATGACCATTCCCGTCCTGCATATCCTGAACAGCAAGGGCACGAGCGTCGTCACCGTTCGCCCCCAGGACAGCGTCACGGCGATCGCCAACCTGCTGACCCACCGCCGGATCGGCGCCGTGCCGGTGCTGGACGAGCAGGGCCGTATCGCGGGCCTGGTCTCGGAACGGTCGATCGTCGAGGCCATGGCCCATCGCGCGGACACGATCGACCGGCTGACCGCCGCCGACATCATGACCCGCGACGTTCCGACCGCCACGCGGTCCGAGGACATCGTGTCGGTGGCCCGCAAGATGACCGACCGCCACAGCCGCCACGTGCCGGTGCTGGACGATGCGGGCCGGCTGGTCGGTCTGGTCAGTATCGGCGACATCGTCAAACTACGGCTGGAGGAAGCGGAATCGCTGGCCCGGGAGATGCAGTCCTACGTCATGCAGGAGGGCCACGCCTCGGTCGCGCCGCACCCGTTCGCCTCGTGA
- a CDS encoding efflux RND transporter permease subunit yields the protein MWIVRIALSRPYTFIVLALLLAVLGPLAVLSMATDIFPAIDIPVISVIWTYGGMPPQDMSGRITSGFERACLVAVNDIDHIESQSLTGMAIVKLFFHRGANVDLSMSQATAVSQAWLKQLPPGITPPFILSYNASSVPIIQLALSSPTITEQGLFDLANNFVRTQLAGVAGASIPYPYGGRQRQIQIDLDQARMQERGVSAQDIVDTINAQNLIIPAGTEKIGEFEYNVRLNGSPLTAQAMNDLPIAAIGGTILLLHDVAHVRDGSAPQTNIVRVDGRHASLMTIQKTGNASTLDIISQIKGRLPQVRAASPPALRIDPIGDQSVFVRAAIDGVVREALVAATLTGLMILLFLGSWRSTLIITISIPLSILSSLIALYALGQTINIMTLGGLALAVGILVDDATVAIENINAHLEAGAEVEPAILAGAQEIAVPAFVATLCICIVFAPMFFLGGVARFLFVPLAEAICFAMLASYLLSRTLVPTLAKYWLRRHAGQDGDAAPRNPLVRLQRAFERGFTGARDRYRTALEAAMARRRAFVPLFLGGVVLSLLLLFPWLGRDFFPSVDSGQIRLHVRAHAGLRVEETARLCDQVEDAVRTVIPARAIASLVDNIGLPVSGINMTYSTSAPTTAADADILITLKDGHDPTADYVRRLRLLLPARFPGVGFAFLPADIVTQILNFGTPAPIDVQVSGFNLAADNRYAQGLLRAIRRVPGIADARIQQDYDNPEFDVQVDRSRARDIGLTQRDVANALLAALSGTFQINPSFWLDPGNGVSYPLVAQTPQYQLDSLDALRNIPLTALSPAAPGGARQSPQQILGAVGTITRNVGPSVETHYNVAPTVDIYATTQDRDLGAVAADIDRIVARARPALPRGSRVAVRGQVETMTESFTALFAGLGFATLLVYLLIVVNFQSWTDAFIIITALPAALAGIVWMLFLTHTRLSVPALTGAIMSIGVATANSILVVSFAREQMRQAGADARRAATEAGFTRFRPVLMTALAMMIGMVPMALGLGEGGEQNAPLGRAVIGGLLFATVATLIFVPVVFALVHGRGTPPGTPPGAPAGRA from the coding sequence ATGTGGATCGTCAGGATCGCGCTGAGCCGACCCTATACCTTTATCGTGCTCGCGCTGCTGCTGGCCGTTCTGGGGCCGCTGGCGGTGCTGAGCATGGCGACCGACATCTTTCCCGCCATCGACATCCCGGTCATCAGCGTCATCTGGACCTATGGCGGCATGCCGCCCCAGGACATGAGCGGGCGGATCACCAGCGGTTTCGAACGCGCCTGCCTGGTCGCGGTGAACGATATCGACCATATCGAATCGCAGTCCCTGACCGGCATGGCGATCGTGAAACTGTTCTTTCACCGCGGGGCCAATGTCGACCTGTCCATGAGCCAGGCGACCGCCGTGTCGCAGGCCTGGCTGAAGCAATTGCCGCCGGGGATCACGCCGCCCTTCATCCTGTCCTACAACGCGTCCAGCGTGCCGATCATCCAGCTTGCGCTGTCCAGCCCCACCATCACCGAGCAGGGGCTGTTCGACCTGGCCAATAATTTCGTGCGCACCCAGTTGGCCGGCGTGGCGGGCGCGTCGATCCCCTATCCTTATGGCGGGCGGCAGCGGCAGATCCAGATCGACCTGGACCAGGCCCGGATGCAGGAGCGCGGCGTCTCGGCCCAGGATATCGTCGACACGATCAACGCCCAGAACCTGATCATTCCCGCCGGCACCGAGAAGATCGGCGAATTCGAATACAATGTCCGGCTGAACGGCAGCCCGCTGACCGCGCAGGCGATGAACGACCTGCCGATCGCCGCGATCGGCGGCACGATCCTATTGCTGCACGACGTGGCGCATGTGCGCGACGGCTCGGCGCCGCAGACCAATATCGTGCGCGTCGACGGGCGGCATGCCAGCCTGATGACGATCCAGAAGACCGGCAACGCCTCGACGCTGGACATCATCAGCCAGATCAAGGGCCGCCTGCCGCAGGTGCGCGCCGCCTCGCCGCCCGCGCTGCGGATCGACCCGATCGGCGACCAGTCGGTCTTCGTCCGCGCCGCGATCGACGGCGTGGTGCGCGAGGCGCTGGTCGCCGCCACCCTGACCGGGCTGATGATCCTGCTGTTCCTGGGCAGTTGGCGCAGCACCCTGATCATCACGATCTCCATCCCGCTTTCGATCCTGTCCTCGCTGATCGCGCTCTATGCGCTGGGGCAGACGATCAACATCATGACCCTGGGCGGCCTGGCGCTGGCGGTCGGCATCCTGGTCGACGACGCCACGGTCGCGATCGAAAACATCAACGCCCATCTGGAAGCGGGCGCCGAGGTCGAACCCGCCATCCTGGCCGGGGCGCAGGAAATCGCGGTGCCGGCCTTCGTCGCCACGCTGTGCATCTGCATCGTCTTCGCGCCGATGTTCTTCCTGGGCGGGGTGGCGCGCTTTCTGTTCGTGCCGCTGGCCGAGGCGATCTGTTTCGCCATGCTCGCCTCGTACCTGCTGTCGCGCACGCTGGTGCCGACCCTGGCGAAATACTGGCTGCGCCGGCATGCCGGACAGGACGGCGATGCCGCGCCGCGCAACCCGCTGGTCCGCCTGCAACGGGCCTTCGAACGCGGCTTTACCGGCGCGCGCGATCGCTACCGCACGGCGCTGGAGGCCGCCATGGCGCGCCGCCGCGCCTTCGTGCCGCTGTTCCTGGGCGGGGTCGTGCTGTCGCTGCTGCTGCTTTTTCCCTGGCTGGGCCGCGATTTCTTCCCCTCGGTCGATAGCGGGCAGATCCGGCTGCATGTCCGCGCCCATGCCGGGTTGCGCGTCGAGGAAACCGCCCGCCTGTGCGACCAGGTCGAAGACGCGGTCCGCACGGTCATCCCCGCCCGCGCGATCGCCAGCCTGGTCGACAATATCGGCCTGCCGGTCAGCGGCATCAACATGACCTATAGCACCTCGGCCCCCACCACGGCCGCCGATGCCGATATCCTGATCACGCTGAAGGACGGGCACGACCCCACGGCGGATTACGTGCGGCGGCTGCGCCTGCTGCTGCCGGCGCGCTTTCCGGGCGTCGGCTTCGCCTTTCTGCCCGCCGACATCGTGACCCAGATCCTGAATTTCGGCACGCCCGCGCCGATCGACGTCCAGGTCAGCGGCTTCAACCTGGCGGCCGACAACCGCTATGCCCAGGGGCTGCTGCGCGCCATCCGGCGCGTGCCCGGCATCGCCGACGCGCGCATCCAGCAAGATTACGACAATCCGGAATTCGACGTGCAGGTCGATCGCAGCCGCGCCCGCGATATCGGGCTGACCCAGCGCGACGTGGCCAATGCGCTGCTGGCCGCGCTGTCCGGCACCTTTCAGATCAATCCCAGCTTCTGGCTGGATCCGGGCAACGGCGTGTCCTATCCGCTGGTGGCGCAGACCCCGCAATACCAACTGGATTCGCTGGATGCGCTGCGCAACATTCCGCTGACCGCCCTCTCGCCGGCTGCGCCGGGCGGCGCCCGGCAAAGCCCGCAACAGATTCTGGGCGCGGTCGGCACCATCACCCGCAATGTCGGCCCGTCGGTCGAGACCCACTACAACGTGGCCCCGACCGTCGATATCTACGCCACCACCCAGGACCGCGACCTGGGCGCGGTAGCCGCCGACATCGACCGCATCGTCGCCCGTGCCCGCCCCGCTTTGCCCCGCGGGTCGCGCGTCGCCGTGCGCGGACAGGTCGAAACCATGACGGAGTCCTTCACCGCGCTGTTCGCCGGGCTGGGCTTCGCGACCCTGCTGGTCTATCTGCTGATCGTCGTCAATTTCCAGTCCTGGACCGACGCGTTCATCATCATCACCGCCCTGCCGGCCGCGCTGGCCGGCATCGTGTGGATGCTGTTCCTGACCCATACGCGGCTGAGCGTCCCTGCCCTGACCGGCGCGATCATGAGCATCGGCGTCGCAACCGCCAACAGCATCCTGGTGGTCAGCTTCGCGCGCGAGCAGATGCGCCAGGCCGGCGCCGACGCCCGCCGCGCCGCGACCGAAGCCGGATTCACCCGGTTCCGCCCCGTGCTGATGACCGCGCTGGCGATGATGATCGGCATGGTGCCGATGGCGCTGGGCCTGGGCGAAGGCGGCGAGCAGAATGCGCCGCTGGGCCGTGCGGTGATCGGCGGCCTGCTGTTCGCCACCGTGGCGACCCTGATCTTCGTGCCCGTGGTGTTCGCGCTGGTGCATGGCCGAGGCACCCCGCCCGGTACCCCGCCCGGCGCCCCGGCGGGTCGGGCATGA
- a CDS encoding efflux RND transporter periplasmic adaptor subunit: protein MTARPAAPRARHARLWLALLLLLAACAALWGIVSRIRAEQALRRATDAAAEPFVAVMRAQAGPGFEAVSLPGTLSAAYDTPIYARTSGYVKRWYTDIGTRVTAGQVLAEIESPEIDQELRQAQADLMTARASDMLAQATARRVRALLPTRSVSAQQNDQAASDAAARAAAVASNQANVRRLEQLVRFEKVLAPYDGIVTARETDNGSLIDAGSGGGPELFRVADISWLRVYVQVPQAYAPAIRPGLAAELRLPEYPGRVFAATLTRTANALQPGPRTLLAQLRADNPRGELLPGGYAQVRLVLPVPDRGVRIPANALLFRAEGLRVATLAPDGRARLHAVTMGRDFGTSVEILTGIAPGDQVVLNPPAALTDGQPVRTGAPQ from the coding sequence ATGACCGCCCGCCCGGCCGCCCCCCGTGCGCGCCATGCGCGGCTGTGGCTGGCGCTGCTGCTTCTGCTGGCGGCCTGCGCCGCCCTGTGGGGAATCGTCTCGCGCATCCGCGCCGAACAGGCGCTGCGGCGCGCGACCGACGCGGCGGCCGAGCCCTTCGTCGCCGTGATGCGTGCGCAGGCCGGCCCGGGGTTCGAGGCGGTCAGCCTGCCCGGTACGCTGAGCGCCGCCTACGACACGCCGATCTATGCCCGCACCAGCGGCTATGTGAAGCGCTGGTATACCGATATCGGCACCCGCGTGACCGCGGGCCAGGTGCTGGCCGAGATCGAATCCCCCGAAATCGACCAGGAACTGCGCCAGGCCCAGGCCGACCTGATGACGGCGCGCGCCAGCGACATGCTCGCCCAGGCCACCGCGCGGCGGGTGCGCGCCCTGCTGCCGACGCGTTCGGTCTCAGCCCAGCAGAACGACCAGGCCGCCAGCGACGCCGCCGCCCGCGCCGCCGCCGTGGCGTCGAACCAGGCCAATGTGCGGCGCCTGGAGCAATTGGTGCGGTTCGAAAAAGTGCTGGCGCCCTATGACGGCATCGTCACGGCGCGCGAAACCGACAATGGCAGCCTGATCGACGCGGGCAGCGGCGGCGGGCCGGAACTGTTCCGGGTGGCGGACATCAGTTGGCTGCGCGTCTATGTCCAGGTGCCGCAGGCCTATGCCCCCGCGATCCGGCCCGGCCTGGCGGCCGAGCTGCGCCTGCCCGAATATCCGGGCCGCGTCTTCGCCGCCACCCTGACCCGCACGGCGAACGCGCTGCAACCGGGTCCGCGCACCCTGCTGGCGCAGTTGCGCGCCGACAATCCCCGGGGCGAATTGCTGCCCGGCGGCTATGCCCAGGTGCGGCTGGTTCTGCCGGTCCCCGACCGGGGCGTGCGCATCCCGGCGAACGCCCTGCTGTTCCGGGCCGAGGGGCTGCGCGTCGCCACCCTGGCGCCCGACGGCCGGGCCCGGCTGCATGCGGTGACGATGGGCCGCGATTTCGGCACCAGCGTCGAGATCCTGACCGGCATCGCCCCCGGCGACCAGGTGGTGCTGAACCCGCCCGCCGCCCTGACCGACGGCCAGCCCGTGCGGACCGGCGCCCCGCAATGA
- a CDS encoding efflux transporter outer membrane subunit, giving the protein MTHAPAARAAIRLMPALLAMPVLLAGCDLAPRYAPAAMPVPAAFKEQAGWIQATPQDAAPKGAWWRMFRDPDLDRLEDAVTAANQDLRIAVAQFDEARADARTAQADYYPTLDLNGAWSRNGLSGAVANVFRNRTFNNYSLGLDLQYEVDVWGRVRNQARAGRARAAASAGDLASVALSLHAELATDYILLRGYDAQQDVLDRTVRNDRHALDLTQAQFDVGYIAQPDLSAAQAQLQSVITQQTDNRLKRATLEHAIAVLTGQPPAVFSLPPRPLPADPPGIAPGLPATLLQRRPDIAAAERRVVAANAEIGVARAAYFPALTFDALMGVQAAMPNHLLSAPAQAWSFGPQAVLNLFDGGRRAALNAHAGAAHDETVARYRQTVLDAWRDVEDALAALRHLAEESVSQHEAVLAAADATHRAGQLGTGGLANDYSVIVARNIELSDRLSEVDIATRRLAAYVALVKALGGGWR; this is encoded by the coding sequence ATGACCCATGCGCCCGCCGCCCGCGCCGCGATCCGGCTGATGCCGGCCCTGCTGGCCATGCCGGTCCTGCTGGCCGGCTGCGACCTGGCCCCCCGTTACGCTCCGGCCGCCATGCCCGTTCCGGCCGCCTTCAAGGAACAGGCCGGCTGGATACAGGCCACGCCGCAGGACGCGGCGCCGAAAGGCGCCTGGTGGCGCATGTTCCGCGACCCGGACCTGGACCGGCTGGAAGACGCCGTCACCGCCGCCAACCAGGATCTGCGGATCGCCGTGGCCCAGTTCGACGAGGCCCGCGCCGACGCGCGGACCGCCCAGGCCGATTACTATCCCACCCTGGATCTCAACGGCGCGTGGAGCCGCAACGGGTTATCCGGCGCGGTCGCCAACGTCTTTCGCAACCGCACCTTCAACAACTACAGCCTGGGGCTGGACCTGCAGTACGAGGTCGATGTCTGGGGCCGCGTGCGCAACCAGGCCAGGGCCGGCCGGGCCCGGGCCGCGGCCAGCGCGGGCGACCTGGCCAGCGTGGCGCTGAGCCTGCATGCCGAACTTGCCACCGACTATATCCTACTGCGCGGCTATGACGCGCAGCAGGACGTGCTGGACCGCACCGTCCGCAACGACCGCCATGCGCTGGACCTGACCCAGGCGCAATTCGACGTCGGCTATATCGCGCAGCCCGATCTTTCGGCGGCGCAGGCGCAACTGCAATCCGTCATCACCCAGCAGACCGACAACCGGCTGAAGCGCGCGACCCTGGAACATGCCATCGCCGTCCTGACCGGCCAGCCGCCCGCCGTCTTCAGCCTGCCGCCCCGCCCGCTGCCCGCCGATCCGCCCGGCATCGCGCCCGGCCTGCCGGCCACCCTGCTGCAGCGCCGCCCCGACATCGCGGCGGCCGAACGGCGCGTGGTGGCGGCCAATGCCGAGATCGGCGTCGCCCGCGCCGCCTATTTCCCCGCCCTGACCTTCGACGCGCTGATGGGCGTGCAGGCCGCCATGCCCAACCACCTGCTGAGCGCGCCGGCCCAGGCCTGGTCGTTCGGCCCGCAGGCCGTGCTGAACCTGTTCGACGGGGGCCGGCGCGCCGCATTGAACGCCCATGCCGGCGCGGCCCATGACGAAACCGTGGCCCGGTACCGCCAGACCGTGCTGGATGCGTGGCGCGACGTCGAGGACGCCCTGGCCGCCCTGCGCCATTTGGCCGAGGAATCCGTCAGCCAGCACGAAGCCGTCCTGGCCGCCGCCGACGCCACGCACCGCGCCGGGCAACTGGGCACCGGCGGCCTGGCGAATGATTATAGCGTGATCGTGGCGCGCAATATCGAATTGTCCGACCGGCTGTCCGAAGTCGACATCGCCACGCGCCGCCTGGCCGCCTATGTCGCGCTGGTCAAGGCGCTGGGCGGCGGGTGGCGATAA